The Vicia villosa cultivar HV-30 ecotype Madison, WI linkage group LG1, Vvil1.0, whole genome shotgun sequence genome includes a region encoding these proteins:
- the LOC131618854 gene encoding uncharacterized protein LOC131618854: MGLGCCQLVLKVFDDRSQRSSDDDVVFLRKNLFRAGANQSPFSIQHLIHPQIVSFFNIVNRYNRLARDKASVKAKDMILNWIDIKIVVPKLICILRKSSVWWIGLRNWFGNSFLGSFFAKFIEVHSLFGSIISVVVKLWMGNTLTQSLSLCLYLSFFIY; the protein is encoded by the exons ATGG GCTTAGGGTGTTGTCAACTCGTGCTCAAGGTGTTTGATGATAGGTCTCAAAGAAGCTCGGATGATGATGTTGTATTTTTGAGGAAGAACCTTTTCAGGGCTGGTGCAAATCAATCTCCTTTTTCCATTCAACATTTGATTCATCCACAAATTGTGAGTTTTTTCAATATTGTGAACCGGTATAATCGACTTGCGCGTGATAAAGCTAGTGTTAAAGCTAAAGATATGATCCTTAATTGGATAGATATAAAGATTGTGGTTCCTAAACTCATTTGTATCTTGCGGAAGAGTTCTGTTTGGTGGATTGGATTAAGGAATTGGTTTGGTAACTCCTTTTTAGGTTCTTTTTTTGCTAAGTTTATTGAAGTCCATAGCTTGTTTGGCTCAATTATTAgtgttgttgttaaattgtggaTGGGAAATACCCTAACACAATCTCTTTCACTATGTTTGTACCTTTCATTTTTCATCTATTGA
- the LOC131618858 gene encoding calmodulin-like protein 8 produces MTNTLTKDQIAEFHEAFCLIDKDSDGFITVDEFITIIKSLEGNLTKEEIQEIISKANIYGNGRVNFEEFLHIIEIKMKEYLSEELKDAFKVFDSNNDGYISASELTHVMMKLGERLTDEEVEQMIREADLDGDGRVSYEEFAKFMVLN; encoded by the exons ATGACAAACACATTGACAAAAGATCAGATTGCAGAATTCCATGAAGCTTTCTGCCTCATTGACAAGGATTCTGACG GATTCATAACTGTGGATGAATTCATAACAATTATCAAATCATTAGAGGGAAATCTaacaaaagaagaaattcaagaaattattAGTAAAGCTAATATTTATGGAAATGGCAGGGTAAACTTTGAAGAGTTCTTGCATAttattgaaattaaaatgaag GAATATTTGAGTGAGGAGCTAAAAGATGCATTCAAAGTATTTGATAGCAATAATGATGGATACATATCAGCTAGTGAG TTGACACATGTGATGATGAAATTGGGAGAGAGGCTAACAGATGAAGAGGTTGAACAAATGATTAGAGAGGCAGATTTGGATGGAGATGGTAGAGTTAGCTATGAagaatttgcaaagtttatgGTGCTGAATTAA